Part of the Dreissena polymorpha isolate Duluth1 chromosome 12, UMN_Dpol_1.0, whole genome shotgun sequence genome, AAACAGAAGCTGAATGTAATTTTATCTAAACTGAAGATCAGACCGTATCAGATAGTGGCATTCCCCCTTTATTGCAGATACGAACTTACCCACAGTTCATGTTCAGCTACTCAGTTAGTCATTTTAAGGAAGAGACTATTTATCGAATAAAACACACACAGTCAACATTTAATGATGAAACTTCTGATAAGAATGATACAATCATCTTACTAATGCTTTTAAATGATATTATCttattatgtaaatgtttaatCATATTTTATACCGTGGggttatttttcaaattttatattGGTTAGTAAGAAATGTCAACAATTATGTACGACGGCTTCTCAAAACAAATGAGCACATGTCTCACTTCTACCTGGACAAGACCCACTTCCGGTACACGGTTCTTCATCAGACCCCTCTCCTGAACACGGATTTCCGCCAAACTCTGGTTTCGGGGCATCGCATGCGCGGTTTCGTATGCGAACGCCGTCGCGACACGTAACTGAGCAGCCCTGCCACGCCTGCCACATGCTCCATTGACCGTCTATCGGCTGATTGATTGCTTATACAAAAAGATGATTAGTTTATAAGAAATTTGAAACAAGCGCGCGTTCGATCAGTCTGGCAATTACAAAGATCAACAGTAAACACTAGTTGTAATTCATAGATGTCAGCCCTTATTAAACCTTGGCGCCAAGATCACATaccgttttataaaatatgtcaacTAAAATGATTCTCTATACGAAAGCACGTAACATCCTGATCATGACATAAAAGAAGAAAACTGTGCGAAATGTATCAAGTTGTACAATGAAGTCAGAGATATGCCTTAAGTCTTAGTGAATTTAGTAGTTAACTAAGTCGGCAATAGATCATACCGACACAAGCGGGTCTATAAGACCAGCTTCCATTCTGAAGACATCTCATGtttgatttcatatttttctccACCCAGCCTGGGTCACACTTGAACGCCAGTTGGGCACCGATGTGGTACATGTTACCAAGTACTCGACCATGCTCCAATTTCGAAAACGCTTCACACTCTGGTAAATGATAAGACGTGAAAACGCTTCTTATAATATTTAGAACGTCTCCTTTGAATGTCAACCAGAGTGAGAAtctaatgcctcggtcacactgtcacgaatcagagctacgaacgagcttcgaatacttttcggcacagtaCGTAGCTATGCCTACTGGACCGTCGCTCTCCGAACTTGATCCGTGGTCAGTCGTaatagtttttggatgtccgtagcgactcttgacaaattttgaacgtGTTTAAAACATTGCTACAAATTTATCGAacgtagcgtatccgtagcagtccgtaaTACACCTtactgatccgtactagttcgtaacgacaccgtagtcgtccgtaccttttcgtaggcccaaagatttttaaggacttctacggattgatacaaactgcgtttgcgataaatttgttacacttggatattgatatggcacacaatgcagaggccgtagtcgagctgcttgacgatatgcacagaggttATAATGATCCAATATCGTATAACCAGACcagtatagctttgtgctaaaggttacgtacttttgaaaatattagaatttgaacttactagttatacattttttttatttgcaggtaagtgtctgcctcatatgccttttgaatcaTGCTCTTACTTGtacgtgatttaataattgttaaattaatagccgacataataaaatacaaaattaatcatactttcctaagcataacctatatttgtacgtcaataattacatactttatcaggtcagggaagaaaaaggaggtggtggataagagactggcttttaagacgacccggctcttggttttggatggaggaggtagactcttccccagacacggctgattccattatttctgttacgcgcttttgctgccgcttgcatgttctctttttgggaggcattctgtgtatgacaatacaagaggctgtgggcgcaatgttcaatcgtagttcgttcctacctgtccgtaccagtccgtcgcaatccctactgcttcgtagcggaccgttctagttcgtactagaccgtagcggatccgtagttagatcgtacGGATTCGCGTAGCATCTTACTTAATCGTTTAagaccgtagcggattcgtagtttgatcgtaccgattcgttgcgctccgtactaaatcgcgtcgatcagtagcagtccgaaactttccttgtttgttttccaacattttgatgctATATTtgttgtgctccgtactgaaatcgtagcggcctacgaattttgacaatttcgtagtcattcgtagctctgattcgtgacagtgtgaccgaggcataaggCAATACATGTGAAATAGTCATCCAAAGCAAATAAAAAGATATGCCAAATTAAGATGACAAACATTTCAAATTACTCGACATGAGATTTGTTCCCCACTGTGAACATATTTCATCGATATGTATTTCTTATACACCGTTTATTTATATCCGCCACGAAACATACTAAATTCTACTTTCATATACGAGAAAACGTATTCGATTTTGAGTTTTTTGCCTCCGTATCACACTATATGCCGGACTTAATTGTATGTTAATGCAATCACTTTGTCGGCTATGGCTCTTATCGTCATTCCGCAAAATAGTAATTGTTTtggttttaaatattaatttgcgagaaaatgtatataataaattacaaaacaaGTATTGTGGACAGATAACTACACGCATTATATAAGGTATATCAACAACAAAACTTAACTCACCGTTGCGGACACATTCCTTTGTAGCGGTATCGCACGTTTGACCATTTTGACAGTTACAAGGGACTTCCCCCTAGACGATACAATACAACGTTTGATTGGTAAATCCATAGAtttgcatgttaaacaatatattaatatggtgatttttttctaaaagtacTGCTTAACGTTATTGAAAGCCTTATAGTCACTTGCATTGCGAGCAAGATGCAGTTTATAAAAGGTTAAAAGGAACATATCTTCATCCaaattaaacatgcatttaacgTGATCTGGTCTTTTGTTATTCATAGATCACTGGCCTCTGTAAAGCCTGTTGATTTTTTTGCGTTTCTGTTAAGCCTTTGTCACTTGATGTCCTTTTTTAGTTCTATCCGTACAACAGAATCTCAGATCTATAACATACACCGTATTGGGGACACAAACATATACGGATGAAAATGCATGTGcacaattataaatacaaaaatatatacaaacctGTTCCTTTTCTATGTCCTCCTTTCTGACTGTAATACAAGTGTTGTCGTCTTCGGTCTCGTCCGTGCTGAAGAGCTCACAAACATTCATATATCTCCGGTGACCTAAAGCCTTACATAGTGGCCTGTTGAGGCATTCTTTCACACAATCATCGATGGAGATATCAAAAAAGGTACGTATCCTGCCTTGACTTTGAGGGCATAATGACcacaaactttttttaattttgaaacatgacattaagttaataaatatcattaacaaaataataatgacCATCATGCGTAATGTGTCCATTTTATACAATTCAAAATGAAGATCCTTCATAAACTACAACATGCGAACAGTTTCTCGGTTTAGAACGCAATGAGAGAGCTTCCACCTGCTCAATCAATAGTTGTTAGGTCATGCATACAAATAACTTCATAAATTGATTTGTTTGATTGGTTGTCGTTATGCAGTGTCCCGCTCCCAttccttacatgtatatattgcacGATTTCCCCTAATGCATAATTTGTCCCAGCGACATTCGtgcatgtgttttaaaaataaactgGTATTCCTTTTTGTCGTCAGCGCATTGCATTTTTATTCTGCCAGTTCGTTTCTAAGGTTCCTTAAATGCATAAGTTGTTACAAGCATACGATACCAGGGACACGTTTTTAACTTCAATATTTCAaccaagtattttttttaactagcATAATGCAGTTTTTTACAGACGAAAGGACTAAAGGACAAACATGATCAACGGAAGTAATATTTAAAGTCTCTTCTGGTAAAACAAGCTCGtgtaatgtatttttgtatattgtGTTGTAACGATATGAAGCGTATGGATCGGTTTAGTTGCGATGCAGAAACAATGCAATAGCGATTGGATAAAGCTTGAGGTCCGACTTTGAGCCGTAATATAACTTGGTTCTTTAATGTATGAAATAACATTACGAACCTCGCAATTTTTATAGTAGTATCACGTCACAATATATGGTTTTACCGATAGTGACATGATTCCACGTATAGTAATGAATCAATACACGCTACAGGTTTTGAATGTCCAGCTAAGGGTGTCAACAAAGGAAAGCAATGTATTCACGAAAGACGGTTATTTAGGctgtaaaatcatgtattaaTGTTGAGTTGAGAAAAGATGCTTCTTGCTGCCACTTCATTCGCATAACACCGGCTATGTTGGATAAGATACTGCAAAGGCGTTGAGGCTGACAAACAAGAACACTGTTTGCCGGGACGCGATTGACCAATGCCTGAAGTTGGTAATGAAAGTGTACCACTTGTCTGCGGGGGAAGGTTTGCTGAAACACGCCGTGTGTATAGCATCTTGTGTGGCTCAATATATCACTAATGGCATTCGGTAAGTTTCTATATTTACTAGTATAAAGccagttaattatttttttaagatttccgGATTTAGATTTCTTTAAAGTTTAGGCTCGGAGTAGGGTGTTTAATTTTAATCTGGCCATGTGTTTTGTTGATATTATACTGCATGAATACGTACCAATGATTTTGAGACAAAAGTAAAGGGTATCCCTTGCTCAGATAAGATAATATTCCGTTGCCTGTAATACTCATTTACTAGTAGTTTTACCAAcacttgtttattaatattttgttaacttgTACTTAGCCATTTTTCTTCATtcgatgtttgttttattttcagattcCAAAAATTATCGACGAACGCATGGATTATATGCAAACTGATTTGTTTACATCGTCTCGTTTCAAGGGAAGATGGTCGAAATCAATCAAGTCTTTTTCCGCGTAAATTTCTTCGCTTATGTATTCAAAATCAAGCGCCTATTGAAATAAATGCACACGTTTAATTCTGTATTCGTGCTAAATCTATAATAATAAATACGCATTTATGAGTgttgttgccccccccccccccgcccctccGGCATTACAAATTCCTAAATTTTTAGATTATTAGATGTTAAcacactttcttaaataacaaGCAACTAGTGTTGACAAAAATCAACCTGTTCTTTATATCAATAGGTGTGTAGTTTCCTTTGTTAAGCTTGTTGTATTTGCCTTAAAACCGTCAATCGGTTGATCAGTCACTGGTATTTCATCGACGTTCATTAAATTTGCCTTTCTGTCAGATCATGacatatatttgattatttagtaGCAAACAGTCATTAAACGGGTTTCAAATCATGGTTGTTCCGCATCACATCCATTTCGCATACAATAATTATAACGCCTcgtaatttaaaggggccttttcacagattgtggcttgtattgaagtttgtcattaaatgctttatattgataaattaaacatttgatctaaaaagcttcagtaaaaaacaataataaaattaaagaaagaaaaaaagtaacccttaactgggctcgaaccactgacccctggagcaaaataatatcgcttagaccactcggccatccattcTCATACACtgtgtgatgtattttatataagcaatcctcaagGTATCACcgaatttaacaacaacaacagaactctccaaattattcaatcatttcgcttgataattttcaggtttttaaatcgtcaaaagttgcatataatggatattttcgagcatggtaaatgttcagttttactgtttcctcacaaatattataactaaaacgaaaatttgcgaatctgaaacattttttttaattatgtcaatttaacaaacgtgaaaaggccccttttaaaactctttgtttaaaaaatttaatcattaataaaatcAACGAACATCAGCCTCATCCGTGAACGAGTACACAAATATTGCAGAATACATTATATCCCATTATTGATCAATAAAATTTCAACAATTAAGATAGCAACCAGCTCAGGGGCTAAGCAATTTAACACAAGTCAAAAACGTTTGGTCGGGAGCTCAAGAATAGGAATGGTATATTCAAAAACGTCTTAAACCATCATAACGTTCTAGGATTGAGCGACAAATCTCGTAGGATTAAAGTTGGAGAATAGCTGTCGAAAATGTCCCTATACAGAGTATGAAATTTACGATTCATTCGTTTGGGTACCAGCAGTTCCCGTGGAAGAAAAGAACGATTTGGTCTTGACGAATTGTAATAAACATTTTTAGTGCTCACTAACTAAGGAAACGATCCGAAATGCTCCGAACGACTTATATAGATACCATAACAACATTTGACATTAAACAAAGTAATTGAGGTATGTTGGCACATTCAATCGCTTGAAGGCGAACATTAAGTCACTTATTGCTGAAAATCTATGTGTAACCTTGAGTCATGGACATTTTGAGGAGCGGTTGCATAATAACACTGGTAACAGAAGTAAACAACATAACAAGTACAGACTAAAAGTCTGCTACTACCGTTGCCGTGGTAAGTACTCTCGAAGAGGCAATGCAAGCGTACATTATGCTGAAAATCAGTTTCACAAAGGCGCTTCTGGTCAGCATACGTATGATATTATACTGCAC contains:
- the LOC127852493 gene encoding SCO-spondin-like produces the protein MKDLHFELYKMDTLRMMVIIILLMIFINLMSCFKIKKSLWSLCPQSQGRIRTFFDISIDDCVKECLNRPLCKALGHRRYMNVCELFSTDETEDDNTCITVRKEDIEKEQGEVPCNCQNGQTCDTATKECVRNECEAFSKLEHGRVLGNMYHIGAQLAFKCDPGWVEKNMKSNMRCLQNGSWSYRPACVAINQPIDGQWSMWQAWQGCSVTCRDGVRIRNRACDAPKPEFGGNPCSGEGSDEEPCTGSGSCPAACPAGSESFHENSTHLFVTSTKVNYSMAQELCQSKKGQLSRIDSEEMKIFVAKHLNGNV